A genomic stretch from Halalkalibacillus sediminis includes:
- the fliF gene encoding flagellar basal-body MS-ring/collar protein FliF: protein MNETVNKYRSQITEFWKTRTNIQKSGIIGGVLAIIILIVAVTFMASSPRMVPLYSNLSLQEAGQLKTELDEQGITYEIENGGSTILVPEAQSDGLLVDFASRGIPNSGNIDYSFFSDNVSWGMTDEERQIIEVDAMQTELSQLIQNIEGISDARVLINRARETIFVGEEQEQSSASIVLSTDYGYEFNQNQVQGLYHLVSKAVPNLSPEDIVIMNQYFEYYDLDGSGGQGSGSTYAEHQQIKKDIEKDIQRRVQKLLGTMIGQDKVVVSVTTDVDFAQENRVEEIVEPVDMESMEGLPVSVDRITETYTGYDGNQMVEGEGDIPELPATEDQEELSEYEMVRETINNEFNRIRSEIVESPYEVRDLGIQVAVDNTVEENNEVVTLNEAEQVAVEEDIQSILSSVIQTSISSNVEDLNPADKVSIVFQEFSGTPDFGDRPTGIPTWFYIVGAILILAIVVLVFFLLRNRDRRVDSEEVVQTETTEIEDYSMEENQSESTIRRKRLENLAKEKPDEFAKLLRTWISED from the coding sequence ATGAATGAAACAGTTAATAAATACCGAAGTCAAATAACCGAGTTCTGGAAAACACGAACCAATATACAAAAATCCGGTATCATAGGTGGAGTCCTTGCTATAATCATCTTGATCGTTGCTGTGACCTTCATGGCATCGAGCCCTCGGATGGTGCCACTATATAGCAATCTGTCGCTACAGGAAGCTGGACAATTGAAAACAGAACTAGATGAACAAGGTATTACATATGAAATAGAAAATGGTGGCAGCACAATACTTGTCCCGGAAGCCCAATCAGATGGGCTACTGGTAGATTTCGCATCAAGAGGGATACCTAATAGTGGTAATATTGATTATTCTTTCTTCAGTGATAATGTCTCATGGGGAATGACAGATGAAGAAAGACAGATAATCGAAGTTGACGCGATGCAAACGGAATTGTCTCAATTAATTCAAAACATAGAAGGGATCTCAGACGCTCGAGTATTAATCAACCGAGCACGAGAAACTATCTTTGTCGGAGAAGAACAAGAGCAGTCATCTGCTTCCATAGTTTTGAGCACTGATTATGGTTATGAATTTAATCAAAATCAAGTTCAAGGTCTCTATCATTTAGTTTCAAAAGCTGTACCAAACCTCTCACCAGAAGATATCGTCATAATGAACCAATATTTTGAGTATTATGATCTCGATGGTTCGGGAGGGCAAGGATCTGGAAGTACATACGCGGAACATCAACAGATAAAGAAAGATATTGAAAAAGATATTCAAAGGCGAGTACAAAAATTGCTGGGTACAATGATTGGCCAGGATAAAGTAGTTGTTTCCGTTACAACTGACGTAGATTTTGCTCAAGAAAATAGAGTCGAAGAAATAGTGGAGCCTGTTGATATGGAGTCTATGGAAGGTTTGCCAGTAAGTGTCGATCGTATAACTGAAACATATACAGGTTACGACGGGAATCAAATGGTAGAAGGTGAAGGTGACATTCCAGAACTGCCAGCTACCGAAGATCAGGAAGAGCTATCAGAGTACGAAATGGTAAGAGAAACGATTAATAATGAATTCAATCGAATTCGTAGTGAAATCGTGGAAAGTCCATACGAAGTCAGAGATTTAGGAATTCAAGTGGCTGTTGATAATACGGTTGAAGAAAACAATGAAGTCGTTACTTTGAACGAAGCTGAGCAGGTGGCTGTGGAGGAAGATATTCAGTCAATTTTATCTTCAGTCATTCAAACATCTATTTCTTCAAACGTTGAAGATTTGAATCCAGCAGATAAAGTTTCTATCGTATTCCAAGAGTTTTCAGGAACTCCTGATTTCGGAGATAGACCAACAGGAATACCTACTTGGTTTTATATTGTAGGAGCTATTTTAATCCTAGCCATTGTAGTCTTAGTATTCTTCCTGCTTAGAAATAGAGATAGAAGAGTTGATTCAGAAGAAGTAGTACAAACTGAAACTACTGAAATTGAGGATTACTCCATGGAAGAAAATCAATCAGAATCAACCATCAGGAGAAAAAGATTAGAGAATCTAGCGAAAGAAAAACCTGATGAATTTGCGAAACTACTAAGAACTTGGATTAGTGAGGATTAG
- the fliG gene encoding flagellar motor switch protein FliG, giving the protein MPVQNKELSGKQKAAVLLISLGPDVSAQVYKHLTEEEIEQLTLEISSVKKVESGRKEEILEQFHQIALAQDYISQGGINYAKTVLEKALGEGQAGNIINRLTSSLQVRPFDFARQADPTQIYNFIQNEHPQTIALILSYLDSEQAAQILSELPQETQSDIARRIAVMDSASPEVINEVENLLEKKLSTTVSQDYNETGGVESIVQILNGVDRSTERTILDELEMQDPDLAEEIKKRMFVFEDVVTLDNRAIQRVIRDVENEDLMLSLKVSSEEVKDVLFKNMSNRMAETIKDEMEFMGPVRLKDVEEAQTRIVGTIRRLEEMGEIVIARGGGDDIIV; this is encoded by the coding sequence ATGCCTGTACAAAATAAAGAACTATCAGGAAAACAGAAAGCAGCCGTACTTCTAATTTCTTTGGGCCCGGATGTTTCAGCTCAAGTTTATAAACACTTAACAGAAGAGGAGATTGAGCAACTCACTTTAGAGATATCATCTGTTAAAAAAGTGGAGTCCGGTCGTAAAGAAGAGATTTTAGAACAATTTCATCAAATTGCTTTAGCACAGGATTATATATCACAAGGTGGTATCAACTATGCAAAGACTGTTCTTGAAAAAGCGTTAGGTGAAGGTCAAGCAGGTAATATCATCAATCGTCTTACCTCATCTTTGCAGGTTCGACCTTTTGATTTTGCAAGACAAGCTGATCCGACACAAATTTATAACTTTATTCAGAATGAGCATCCACAAACAATTGCACTTATTCTTTCTTATTTAGATTCCGAGCAAGCTGCTCAGATATTATCAGAATTGCCACAGGAAACTCAGTCTGATATTGCAAGAAGAATAGCAGTAATGGATTCAGCTTCGCCAGAGGTAATCAATGAAGTCGAAAATTTGTTGGAAAAGAAATTATCAACTACTGTATCTCAGGATTATAATGAGACAGGTGGAGTCGAATCCATTGTTCAAATCTTAAATGGTGTCGATCGCTCAACTGAGCGCACTATTTTAGACGAACTAGAAATGCAAGATCCGGATTTAGCAGAGGAAATCAAGAAACGTATGTTTGTGTTCGAAGATGTTGTTACTTTAGACAACCGCGCGATTCAAAGAGTTATCAGAGATGTTGAAAATGAAGACCTGATGTTATCTCTTAAAGTGTCAAGTGAAGAAGTTAAAGATGTATTATTCAAGAACATGTCGAATCGAATGGCAGAAACCATCAAGGATGAAATGGAATTCATGGGACCTGTTCGTTTGAAGGATGTTGAAGAAGCACAAACAAGAATTGTCGGAACAATTCGTCGCTTAGAAGAAATGGGCGAAATTGTCATAGCTCGTGGCGGAGGTGACGATATCATTGTCTAA
- the fliH gene encoding flagellar assembly protein FliH — translation MSNLNRLKEESNQGGKVIRIKPVIPRAEQNDSSGAPDDKNVEEDIQQRLLDAQKELEEAEKKAAQMIDEANQQIEQNKKDLEKEIEQKLNDASQEGYEKGFQKGMNEAETTYENLLQEANDLVDETKTFYFEKLSGAEEDILKLALNSANKIVQQRLEEDESSFVEIIKHAVQEVMNHSEISVYVNPDSYQFVLKHQDSIEQIIPGHGKLWIYPKRDLPEYGCLIESPYGTIDASVDTQLKELEKQLNNLLKGEASSETS, via the coding sequence TTGTCTAACCTTAATCGTTTAAAAGAAGAATCAAATCAGGGTGGCAAAGTGATTCGTATAAAACCGGTTATACCGCGAGCAGAACAAAATGATAGTAGTGGTGCACCCGATGATAAGAATGTTGAAGAAGACATTCAACAGAGGTTGTTAGATGCACAGAAAGAATTGGAAGAAGCAGAGAAAAAAGCTGCACAGATGATAGATGAAGCGAATCAACAAATTGAGCAAAATAAAAAAGACTTGGAAAAAGAAATTGAACAGAAGCTAAATGATGCTAGTCAAGAAGGCTATGAAAAAGGGTTCCAAAAAGGTATGAATGAAGCTGAGACTACATATGAGAACTTACTCCAAGAGGCGAATGACTTAGTAGACGAAACGAAGACTTTTTACTTTGAGAAACTTTCAGGTGCAGAGGAAGATATTTTGAAACTTGCACTCAACTCAGCTAACAAAATCGTTCAACAGCGTTTGGAAGAAGACGAGTCGTCCTTTGTAGAGATTATAAAACACGCAGTACAAGAAGTGATGAACCACTCAGAAATCTCTGTTTATGTAAATCCAGATAGTTATCAATTTGTATTGAAACATCAGGATAGTATTGAACAAATCATTCCAGGACACGGAAAGTTATGGATTTATCCGAAGAGGGACCTTCCCGAATATGGCTGTTTGATTGAGTCACCTTATGGAACGATTGATGCCAGTGTTGACACGCAGCTCAAGGAATTAGAGAAGCAACTTAATAACTTATTAAAAGGGGAAGCTTCTAGTGAAACTTCTTAA
- the fliI gene encoding flagellar protein export ATPase FliI, producing the protein MKLLNLLDSIESKSLMKRYGKIYRNVGLLIESKGPEVKLGDVCYIYPKSTGEKIKAEVVGFQNEHVLLMPYEQTNQIGPDSLVESTNRSLSVQVGRSLIGQVLDGLGQPLVDSKLPSGLTEYSTVRKPPNPLARKPITEQVSTGIKAIDSCITVGRGQRVGIFAGSGVGKSTLLGMLAKSSDADINVFALLGERGREVREFIEHELGPEGLKKSIIIVATSDQPALQRIKGAYTATAICEYFRDQGYHVNLMMDSLTRIAMAQREIGLASGEPPTTKGYTPSVFAILPQLLERTGNGDQGSITAFYTVLVDGDDMDEPIADAVRGLLDGHLVLDRSLAERGQYPAINVLKSVSRLMPKIVSQEHLQANYRLRSLLSTYEENRELIQIGAYKTGSSSKIDEAIHYQPKLMKFLAQSIGESQERTVTVDNLIQMLSDGEQR; encoded by the coding sequence GTGAAACTTCTTAATCTATTAGATTCTATAGAATCAAAAAGCCTCATGAAGAGATATGGAAAAATCTATCGTAATGTCGGCTTATTGATCGAATCAAAGGGACCCGAAGTTAAATTAGGAGATGTCTGCTATATTTATCCGAAGTCCACAGGTGAAAAAATTAAAGCTGAAGTTGTTGGCTTTCAAAACGAACATGTCTTATTGATGCCATATGAGCAAACCAATCAAATTGGACCTGATAGTTTAGTAGAATCTACAAACCGTTCATTATCTGTACAGGTTGGACGCTCCCTAATAGGACAAGTATTAGATGGTTTAGGACAACCCTTGGTAGATTCAAAACTCCCAAGTGGATTGACTGAGTACAGTACGGTTCGTAAACCACCCAATCCGCTTGCTAGGAAGCCGATAACTGAACAAGTATCCACTGGAATTAAAGCAATCGATAGTTGTATTACGGTTGGAAGAGGTCAGAGGGTAGGGATATTTGCTGGTAGTGGTGTTGGTAAAAGTACACTACTGGGGATGCTTGCTAAGAGCAGTGATGCTGATATTAACGTATTTGCTTTACTCGGTGAAAGAGGCAGAGAGGTAAGAGAGTTCATTGAACATGAGTTAGGTCCCGAAGGATTGAAGAAATCTATCATAATTGTTGCTACTTCAGACCAACCAGCTCTACAACGAATTAAAGGTGCCTATACTGCAACAGCCATATGTGAATACTTCAGAGACCAGGGTTATCACGTCAATTTGATGATGGATTCATTAACAAGAATAGCAATGGCACAGAGGGAAATCGGACTTGCTAGTGGAGAGCCACCTACAACTAAAGGTTATACTCCAAGCGTCTTTGCTATCTTGCCACAACTATTGGAACGGACGGGCAACGGTGACCAGGGAAGTATCACAGCCTTTTATACGGTGCTAGTAGACGGGGATGACATGGATGAACCGATTGCAGATGCTGTGAGAGGGTTGTTAGATGGACATTTAGTTCTTGACCGCTCGCTTGCAGAAAGGGGTCAGTACCCGGCAATTAACGTATTGAAATCAGTTAGCCGTCTAATGCCTAAAATCGTGTCTCAGGAGCATTTACAAGCAAATTACAGGCTCCGTTCATTACTTTCTACATATGAAGAAAACAGAGAATTGATTCAAATTGGAGCTTACAAAACAGGCTCTTCTTCAAAAATAGACGAAGCTATTCATTATCAACCTAAGTTGATGAAGTTTTTAGCTCAATCAATCGGTGAATCACAAGAAAGGACAGTGACTGTGGATAATCTAATTCAAATGTTGTCGGATGGTGAGCAAAGATGA
- the fliJ gene encoding flagellar export protein FliJ, whose product MSSTQSFEKIQQLKEKELEDAQVRYNRSIDHFETVATDLYDLLKNKESAVTHFNEQISKRSKGFEIHSANQYLQTFQTKEQELQMKVHQARVNMQQKQDALNEALQEVKKLETIIDHKKYLADQLEKKNENKFLDEISVQQYFREMNR is encoded by the coding sequence ATGAGTTCAACCCAATCTTTTGAAAAAATCCAGCAATTAAAAGAAAAAGAATTAGAAGATGCCCAAGTTCGATATAATCGTTCTATTGACCATTTTGAAACGGTAGCGACAGATCTTTATGACCTTCTTAAAAACAAGGAGTCTGCAGTAACACATTTTAATGAACAGATTTCTAAACGGTCTAAGGGGTTTGAAATTCACTCAGCCAATCAATATCTACAAACTTTCCAGACGAAAGAGCAAGAACTTCAAATGAAAGTGCATCAGGCTAGAGTGAATATGCAGCAAAAACAGGATGCTTTAAATGAGGCTCTTCAAGAAGTGAAAAAACTTGAAACGATTATTGATCATAAAAAATATTTAGCTGATCAACTAGAGAAGAAAAATGAAAATAAATTTTTAGATGAGATTTCTGTACAACAGTATTTCAGAGAGATGAATAGGTGA
- a CDS encoding MotE family protein codes for MASVENQTESKSNKLQWFLFVIVIPIVFAITLTMVIATVIGANPFQLAQEYGSKVPLVSAFVDDPEEEARQHQVSEYEATVKDQETKITNLESQLTRKDQEIEELTEQISRLEDELSKDNARQEDQEKTVKDMARTFAEMDAKRAADIISEMDQPLALQLLGEVDGEARGNIFGAMEAAVAAKLSNALLKSN; via the coding sequence ATGGCAAGCGTTGAAAATCAAACAGAAAGTAAATCAAACAAATTACAATGGTTTTTGTTTGTCATTGTCATTCCGATAGTCTTTGCGATTACTTTAACGATGGTGATAGCTACGGTTATTGGGGCCAACCCATTTCAACTAGCGCAAGAATACGGAAGTAAAGTGCCATTGGTTTCTGCTTTTGTAGACGATCCTGAAGAGGAAGCAAGACAGCACCAAGTGTCAGAGTATGAAGCGACTGTAAAGGACCAAGAGACCAAGATTACTAACTTGGAATCTCAATTGACAAGAAAAGATCAAGAGATCGAAGAACTTACTGAACAAATTTCACGATTAGAAGATGAGTTATCCAAAGATAATGCACGACAAGAGGATCAAGAGAAAACTGTAAAAGACATGGCCAGAACATTTGCAGAAATGGACGCAAAACGGGCTGCAGATATTATATCCGAAATGGACCAACCTCTTGCATTACAACTCCTAGGGGAGGTTGATGGAGAGGCACGCGGAAATATTTTCGGAGCAATGGAAGCAGCAGTTGCTGCGAAATTAAGTAACGCATTATTGAAAAGTAACTAA
- a CDS encoding flagellar hook-length control protein FliK, with the protein MNGAMLSMPMMQAAVNNQSMNSKVDKTDDKQGLFQSVFQQINKGGEIDLDKIDASKLKELEASIVEKLKQLVKDLEGNEVSTDLMKQLVNDLQQLLGTNEGQAIELIEQVSSTIDDSLIESGSQMMQLIAMLSMQQAEQTSGNSKADSKFMQQAEVVITKLLSQIAQQSNGKETQQLFNTKLDNLSQFQSISSEMVQKWRGLLEKLQTKLTSNNFDQQSLQSLLNQSNGKQSSLESSIRQLLQQDTVFQKNQSFSQQLNNQPILLGSANGQEKQDWIMPMSKSEQFTIHMTRAQGTQQTSQSNQQQMIEQLQKIVQSSKFGRVGGAQQLTVHMKPENLGNMMLKFTQINGEMAVKITVMSQAAKEMLEGNLNQLRQMFSPNQVVIERQVDTTNTDYTQEYTDEETEQQAGQGDSGEQEQQDSSESSERSFKDYLFQEEV; encoded by the coding sequence ATGAATGGAGCAATGTTATCGATGCCAATGATGCAAGCAGCTGTCAATAATCAGTCAATGAATTCTAAGGTTGATAAAACAGATGATAAGCAGGGATTATTTCAATCTGTTTTCCAACAAATCAACAAGGGTGGAGAAATCGATTTGGATAAAATCGATGCTTCGAAATTGAAAGAGCTTGAGGCAAGTATAGTAGAAAAGCTTAAACAACTTGTTAAGGATTTAGAAGGAAATGAAGTTTCAACTGATCTTATGAAACAACTTGTTAATGACCTTCAGCAACTGCTAGGAACAAATGAAGGCCAAGCTATTGAATTGATTGAACAGGTTTCTTCTACAATTGATGATTCATTAATCGAGTCGGGTTCCCAAATGATGCAATTGATTGCAATGTTATCAATGCAACAAGCTGAACAAACATCTGGCAATTCAAAAGCGGACAGCAAATTCATGCAACAAGCAGAAGTTGTCATCACTAAATTATTGTCTCAAATAGCCCAGCAATCTAATGGAAAAGAAACTCAACAATTATTCAATACAAAACTAGATAACCTTAGTCAATTTCAGTCTATTTCTAGTGAAATGGTTCAGAAATGGAGAGGTTTATTGGAAAAGCTGCAAACAAAGTTGACTAGTAATAATTTTGATCAACAATCTTTGCAATCATTATTGAACCAATCAAATGGCAAGCAATCGAGTTTAGAATCCAGTATCCGGCAATTGTTACAGCAAGATACGGTCTTTCAAAAAAATCAGTCCTTCAGTCAACAATTGAACAATCAACCTATTTTATTGGGTAGTGCAAATGGACAAGAGAAACAAGACTGGATTATGCCAATGTCTAAATCGGAACAATTTACGATTCATATGACAAGAGCTCAAGGCACACAGCAGACTTCACAGTCGAATCAACAGCAGATGATTGAACAGCTTCAAAAAATCGTACAGTCAAGTAAATTTGGCCGTGTAGGTGGAGCCCAACAGTTAACCGTCCATATGAAACCAGAGAATTTAGGGAACATGATGTTGAAATTCACCCAAATCAATGGAGAAATGGCCGTGAAAATCACTGTAATGTCTCAGGCTGCTAAAGAAATGCTTGAAGGAAACTTGAATCAGTTAAGACAAATGTTTTCACCAAACCAAGTTGTAATTGAGAGACAGGTAGATACGACAAACACTGACTACACACAAGAATACACAGATGAAGAAACTGAACAGCAAGCAGGTCAAGGAGATAGTGGTGAGCAAGAACAACAAGATTCAAGTGAATCTAGTGAAAGAAGTTTCAAAGATTATTTATTCCAAGAGGAGGTGTAG
- the flgD gene encoding flagellar hook assembly protein FlgD, with protein MKVDSSLYLSSQNQVKEGGSNLDKDAFLKILMTQLQNQDPMNPMEDKEFISQMATFSQLEQSTNMSSSLEKMIEQQSFTNFLQYSNLIGKSVDYAEYANGEYQGEANGVIDSVAKEGDQVVMKLNDGSKISADQLIQISQGNSGVNEDES; from the coding sequence ATGAAAGTTGATTCCTCTTTATACTTATCAAGTCAAAATCAAGTGAAAGAAGGAGGTTCGAACCTAGATAAAGACGCCTTCCTAAAAATCTTGATGACACAATTACAAAATCAGGACCCAATGAATCCGATGGAGGATAAAGAATTCATATCCCAAATGGCTACCTTTTCTCAGTTAGAACAATCTACAAATATGTCTAGCAGCTTAGAAAAGATGATAGAACAACAGTCATTCACTAATTTCCTCCAATATTCGAATCTGATTGGAAAATCAGTAGATTATGCTGAATATGCAAATGGAGAATATCAAGGAGAAGCAAATGGTGTTATTGATTCTGTTGCGAAAGAAGGGGACCAAGTAGTAATGAAGCTGAATGATGGAAGTAAGATATCAGCTGATCAGTTAATTCAAATTTCCCAAGGTAACAGTGGGGTGAATGAAGATGAGTCCTAA
- a CDS encoding TIGR02530 family flagellar biosynthesis protein gives MSPKINPIHHQQIPLKPNPTKTKQAPKQSFQSLLEQSAQELKVSKHAQKRLDERNIHIDQKQWNMIQEKMVEAKNKGVSDSAIIMKDAVLVASTKNNTIITAMDRQEAADQLVTNINGTIILQDDK, from the coding sequence ATGAGTCCTAAAATAAATCCGATTCATCATCAACAAATTCCGTTGAAGCCGAACCCAACCAAAACGAAACAAGCACCGAAACAATCATTTCAATCGTTATTAGAACAGTCTGCTCAAGAGTTGAAAGTGAGTAAACATGCTCAAAAGAGATTGGATGAGAGGAATATACACATTGACCAAAAGCAGTGGAATATGATCCAAGAAAAAATGGTCGAAGCAAAAAATAAAGGTGTTTCAGATTCTGCGATTATTATGAAAGATGCGGTTCTTGTTGCAAGTACAAAAAACAACACGATCATCACAGCGATGGATCGCCAGGAAGCTGCAGACCAACTAGTTACAAATATCAATGGAACGATTATTTTACAAGATGATAAATAG
- the flgG gene encoding flagellar basal body rod protein FlgG translates to MLRSMYTGISGMSGFQNKLDVVSNNIANVNTFGYKKGRMTFSDLMSQTMQGATGPVEDGAGNATLGGRNPMQVGLGTSTGSIDNIHTQGNRQTTNRPLDLAIEGDGMFIVAEDSDGTAGLDLDTDAKAYTRAGNFYLDNDGNVVNANGQFLVGIEADANGEPVPDSESILNVDSEAESFSIGNDGSLSYVPSGGGDPIVAGFVALAKFSNPEGLNKAGGNTFTLTPNAGLVNELNAPGESGTGSLFAGALEMSNVDLANEFTEMITAQRGFQANTRVITTSDEILQELVNLKR, encoded by the coding sequence ATGTTACGTTCAATGTACACAGGAATCTCTGGAATGAGTGGGTTCCAAAATAAATTAGATGTAGTTTCAAATAATATTGCCAATGTAAACACATTCGGTTACAAAAAAGGGAGAATGACTTTCTCCGATTTAATGAGTCAGACTATGCAGGGAGCAACAGGTCCTGTTGAAGATGGAGCAGGTAATGCAACACTCGGTGGTCGTAACCCAATGCAAGTTGGACTTGGTACTTCTACAGGAAGCATTGATAACATTCATACACAAGGTAACCGTCAAACGACGAACCGTCCATTGGACCTTGCAATTGAAGGAGATGGAATGTTTATCGTAGCTGAAGATTCAGATGGTACTGCTGGTCTTGACTTAGATACAGATGCAAAAGCTTATACAAGAGCCGGGAACTTTTATTTAGACAATGATGGTAACGTTGTAAATGCTAATGGACAGTTTTTAGTTGGCATCGAGGCTGATGCAAATGGGGAGCCCGTGCCTGATTCGGAGTCTATATTGAATGTTGATTCTGAAGCGGAAAGTTTCAGTATTGGTAATGATGGTTCTCTATCATACGTACCTAGTGGTGGAGGAGACCCAATAGTTGCAGGTTTTGTTGCTTTAGCTAAATTCTCTAATCCAGAAGGTCTTAATAAGGCAGGAGGGAATACGTTTACCTTAACTCCTAATGCTGGTCTAGTTAATGAATTGAACGCTCCGGGTGAAAGTGGAACAGGTAGTCTTTTCGCTGGTGCACTTGAAATGTCTAACGTTGACTTGGCTAACGAGTTCACTGAGATGATTACTGCACAGCGTGGTTTCCAGGCGAACACCCGAGTAATTACAACTTCAGATGAAATCCTTCAAGAATTGGTCAACTTAAAACGATAA
- a CDS encoding flagellar FlbD family protein codes for MIQVTRLNKEEFVLNALYIEKVQALPDTTITLSNGKKYFVSESIDEIIQRSTDYYKQIGFTDLQAKVVDEDE; via the coding sequence ATGATCCAAGTTACTAGATTAAATAAAGAAGAGTTTGTCCTCAATGCTCTTTACATTGAAAAAGTTCAGGCATTACCAGATACGACTATAACTCTTTCAAATGGTAAGAAGTATTTTGTCAGTGAGTCGATCGATGAAATCATACAGAGATCCACTGATTATTATAAGCAAATAGGATTTACCGATTTGCAGGCGAAGGTAGTTGATGAAGATGAGTAA
- a CDS encoding flagellar basal body-associated FliL family protein produces the protein MSKPIKIMLSVLISLTIIGVIAIIILLYGDTAEGSPGERTLDDMVESSFVTEEITTDLSDGNYVRIQFRVVTDGEKAHEHLQKGEAFQLNNAIIKELTVLEEEDFRSGLNNVEENIKLELNQLLEEGTVTDVYTVDKVLQ, from the coding sequence ATGAGTAAACCAATCAAAATCATGTTAAGTGTTTTAATCAGCCTCACTATTATTGGAGTCATTGCAATCATCATTTTATTATATGGCGACACAGCAGAAGGTAGCCCGGGTGAACGTACTCTGGACGATATGGTGGAAAGCTCTTTTGTAACAGAAGAAATAACCACTGATTTGTCTGATGGCAATTATGTAAGAATTCAATTCAGAGTGGTTACAGATGGAGAGAAAGCTCACGAACATCTCCAAAAGGGCGAAGCTTTTCAACTGAACAATGCCATCATTAAAGAATTGACGGTTTTAGAGGAAGAAGATTTTAGGTCTGGACTCAATAATGTAGAAGAAAATATTAAGCTTGAACTGAATCAATTATTAGAAGAAGGCACGGTTACTGATGTTTATACAGTAGATAAAGTACTGCAATAA
- the fliM gene encoding flagellar motor switch protein FliM produces the protein MSEDVLSQNEIDALLSAISSGEMDAEELKQEEVEQKVRDYDFKRALRFSKDQIRGLTRIHENFARLLTSFFSAQLRSYVTISVASVDQVPFEEFVRSIPKRTILNIFSLAPLEGRLLFEVNPNVAYAMLDRTLGGRGASMNKVENLTEIETKIMSRTFERAMESLEEAWGSMVEVDAILEEFEVNPQFIQMVSPNETVVVISLNTTIGESSGMINICIPHMLLEPIISKLSVHYWMQNESSKAKPEDYHNLTKNLNHVNVDSKAVLGETSISIEEFLNLGLDDVISLDQKIDDPLKLYVNDEPKFHVQPGKKRNKLAVQILDEIRGEDDE, from the coding sequence ATGTCAGAAGATGTGTTATCCCAAAATGAAATAGACGCCCTATTATCGGCTATCTCCAGTGGAGAAATGGACGCTGAGGAACTGAAACAGGAAGAGGTTGAGCAAAAGGTCAGAGACTATGACTTCAAAAGGGCCTTGAGGTTTTCAAAAGACCAGATTCGAGGTTTGACTAGGATTCATGAAAACTTTGCTCGGTTACTGACTTCTTTCTTTTCAGCTCAGTTGCGGTCCTATGTCACCATTTCAGTTGCTTCAGTAGATCAGGTGCCTTTTGAAGAGTTTGTCCGTTCAATTCCTAAGCGTACAATTTTGAATATCTTTTCACTCGCACCACTTGAAGGTCGGCTGCTATTCGAAGTCAATCCGAATGTTGCGTATGCCATGCTTGACAGAACCTTAGGTGGTAGAGGGGCGAGTATGAACAAGGTAGAAAACCTGACTGAAATAGAGACTAAGATTATGTCTCGGACATTTGAAAGAGCGATGGAAAGCCTTGAAGAGGCCTGGGGTTCGATGGTTGAAGTGGATGCCATTTTAGAGGAGTTCGAAGTTAACCCACAGTTCATACAAATGGTATCACCCAATGAAACAGTGGTAGTAATTTCACTAAATACTACTATTGGTGAGAGCTCAGGGATGATTAATATCTGTATTCCACATATGTTACTCGAACCTATCATCTCTAAACTATCGGTACACTACTGGATGCAAAATGAATCTTCTAAGGCTAAACCAGAAGATTATCATAATCTTACTAAAAATTTAAATCACGTCAATGTTGATTCCAAAGCAGTGCTTGGTGAAACATCAATATCTATTGAAGAGTTTCTTAACTTAGGGTTAGATGACGTTATTTCATTGGATCAGAAGATTGATGATCCACTCAAATTGTATGTGAATGATGAACCAAAATTCCACGTGCAACCCGGAAAGAAGCGTAACAAACTAGCAGTACAAATACTTGATGAAATCAGGGGGGAAGACGATGAATAA